A genomic window from Brassica oleracea var. oleracea cultivar TO1000 chromosome C8, BOL, whole genome shotgun sequence includes:
- the LOC106310643 gene encoding uncharacterized protein LOC106310643: MVWVNTATDQAHVPMLKFKIIWWQTTKTLVMKKTHQKSDGTYGDEKARLVAEKYDAYVQERLSLVEPSNGEVLTDPLTVEERNEIYVNVSGISKQGRVFGLGSLQCGVYMPLDGSTVSPQAVEDDSTLTHRVKELELDLQKSNEEKVQFQNRTEAMEKILMSAFGENVLTRTDTTTTAV; this comes from the exons ATGGTTTGGGTCAACACGGCCACAGATCAGGCTCACGTTCCTATGCTAAAGTTCAAGATAATCTG GTGGCAAACAACGAAGACTCTTGTGATGAAGAAAACCCACCAGAAATCTGATGGAACATATGGTGATGAAAAAGCACGCTTAGTTGCAGAAAAATATGATGCATATGTGCAAGAAAGATTGTCACTGGTTGAGCCTTCTAATGGAGAGGTTTTGACAGATCCTCTTACTGTCGAGGAAAGAAATGAAATCTATGTGAAT GTTTCTGGAATATCAAAACAAGGTCGGGTATTTGGACTTGGATCACTTCAATGTGGAGTTTATATGCCACTAGATGGTTCTACTGTTTCACCACAAGCTGTTGAAGATGATAGTACTTTAACTCACCGAGTCAAAGAGCTGGAGTTAGACTTGCAAAAAAGTAATGAAGAAAAGGTTCAGTTTCAGAATAGGACTGAAGCAATGGAGAAAATATTGATGTCTGCTTTTGGTGAAAATGTGTTGACTCGAACAGATACTACTACCACAGCCGTATGA